A portion of the Paenibacillus sp. PvR098 genome contains these proteins:
- a CDS encoding tripartite tricarboxylate transporter permease produces MDTLQFLFTGFGIAFQWYNLLFAFFGVLIGTAVGVLPGIGPMSGIALLIPVSASITSGLGPEAAATSSIILLAGVYYGAMYGGSTTSILLNTPGESSSVVTTLDGHQMAKQGRAGAALAISAIGSFFAGIVALIALVILAVPLSKVAIKFGPAEYVALMILGLCAVSGLAGRSMTKALIMTVFGLLLSTIGLDTVSGVARFTFNNPALFQGLEFLTVAVGLFALGEVFKTILERESNKGTVAKIKRIMPTKQDLKDSTMPIVRGSLLGFFIGVLPGAGATLASFFSYSVEKKVSKTPEKFGHGAIEGVAAPESANNAASGGAMIPLLTLGIPGSGTTAILMGALIMYNVQPGPLLFEEHPSIAWGLIASMFIGNVMLLILNMPLVKVFAKIIETPPKYLVPMIIAISIFGVYAVQVSTFDLILLVACGLLGYFFTKHDFPLAPIVLGLVLGPMIENNLRRALITTNGSYSIFIERPGSLILLLIAVLWILIPIVMKLRGKQVIVNDEAA; encoded by the coding sequence ATGGACACATTACAGTTTTTATTTACTGGCTTTGGTATCGCGTTCCAATGGTATAATTTGCTCTTTGCCTTTTTCGGAGTATTGATTGGAACGGCTGTAGGAGTTTTACCCGGTATTGGTCCGATGAGCGGAATTGCTCTGTTAATTCCAGTCTCAGCTTCGATTACAAGTGGACTAGGTCCAGAGGCGGCTGCGACAAGTTCGATTATTTTACTTGCAGGAGTTTACTACGGCGCTATGTACGGCGGGTCAACGACTTCCATTCTTCTCAATACACCGGGTGAATCCTCATCCGTTGTCACTACACTAGACGGACATCAAATGGCTAAACAAGGACGTGCAGGCGCGGCCTTGGCGATTTCCGCTATCGGATCGTTTTTTGCCGGGATCGTTGCCTTAATTGCTCTTGTCATCTTGGCTGTTCCATTATCCAAAGTAGCGATTAAATTCGGTCCGGCGGAATATGTCGCACTAATGATACTCGGTTTATGTGCAGTAAGCGGTCTGGCAGGAAGATCCATGACCAAAGCGCTGATAATGACAGTTTTCGGGCTGCTGCTGAGCACCATTGGATTGGATACCGTGTCGGGTGTTGCGCGATTTACGTTCAACAACCCTGCGTTATTCCAAGGACTAGAGTTTTTAACTGTCGCGGTTGGTTTGTTTGCTCTTGGTGAGGTGTTTAAAACGATTCTTGAGAGAGAATCTAACAAGGGAACTGTCGCCAAAATTAAAAGAATCATGCCGACAAAACAAGATTTGAAAGATAGTACCATGCCTATCGTACGCGGGTCGTTATTGGGATTCTTCATAGGAGTCCTGCCAGGTGCCGGTGCAACCTTGGCTTCCTTCTTCTCCTATTCTGTAGAAAAGAAGGTGAGTAAAACTCCGGAAAAGTTTGGGCATGGGGCCATTGAAGGGGTAGCCGCACCTGAATCCGCCAATAATGCAGCCTCCGGCGGGGCTATGATTCCCCTCCTTACCCTGGGTATTCCAGGTTCAGGAACGACAGCGATTCTTATGGGTGCACTGATCATGTACAATGTTCAGCCGGGTCCATTGTTGTTTGAGGAGCATCCATCGATTGCTTGGGGACTCATTGCCAGCATGTTTATCGGGAATGTGATGTTGTTAATACTGAATATGCCGCTGGTTAAGGTATTTGCCAAAATTATTGAAACGCCGCCCAAATATTTGGTTCCAATGATTATCGCCATATCCATATTCGGTGTATATGCTGTGCAAGTATCCACATTCGATCTCATCTTGCTGGTAGCTTGCGGTCTGCTGGGATATTTTTTCACTAAACATGATTTTCCTCTGGCCCCTATCGTTCTAGGTCTGGTATTGGGGCCTATGATTGAAAATAACCTGCGCAGAGCTCTGATCACTACCAATGGAAGCTATTCTATTTTTATCGAAAGACCGGGTTCCCTGATTTTACTGTTAATCGCAGTACTGTGGATATTGATTCCAATAGTGATGAAATTGAGAGGCAAACAAGTGATTGTTAATGATGAAGCAGCTTAA
- a CDS encoding tripartite tricarboxylate transporter TctB family protein: MSKTIDRYTSLAFLVIGAIFMYRSNQLAAQSSFDTSVGPNIFPFGLGLVLILLSFRLLYETFQYKDESKEKIAFDYKRFGIVLVATILYVLLLEVLGYVICTFVFLLICFQTMEKGRWIQSVLISFLFSFGLYYLFVEVLEGTLPGLPSWIGG, from the coding sequence GTGAGTAAAACCATTGATCGATATACGAGTCTGGCTTTTCTGGTCATCGGGGCTATTTTTATGTATCGAAGCAATCAATTGGCCGCCCAAAGCTCATTCGACACTAGTGTGGGGCCTAACATTTTTCCGTTTGGACTTGGACTGGTTCTTATATTGCTGAGTTTTCGTCTATTATATGAAACCTTTCAATATAAGGATGAAAGCAAAGAGAAGATCGCTTTTGATTATAAGCGGTTCGGTATCGTCCTGGTGGCCACCATCCTGTATGTGCTGCTTCTTGAAGTTCTTGGATACGTGATTTGTACATTTGTTTTTCTACTCATCTGTTTTCAAACGATGGAAAAGGGAAGATGGATCCAATCCGTTCTTATTTCATTCTTATTTTCTTTCGGGCTTTATTATTTGTTTGTCGAGGTTCTGGAAGGTACCTTACCTGGATTACCGTCTTGGATAGGGGGGTAA
- a CDS encoding tripartite tricarboxylate transporter substrate binding protein, whose product MISKKSASILVASVFGLQVLTGCGTSATESQGQGASPAAAEKPAVDFPTKSVTIVVHTKAGGPTDTMARELAKAAEPLLGKTVMIENQPGGSGASQMAELAKAKPDGYTLGTLTPSQIGMWNSNLKEQFKVDSYSYVSGVQIDPYVIAVHSESPYKTLQDLVDAMKAKPKTINVGGYGAIGSGHNVAWNIFAEKAGVQANWVPYESTGEAVTVLLGKNIDVANSNPAQVSQYVKSGQLRVLAVMAEERLPEFPDVPTYKEAGYEVDTSWAQFRGIYAPAGIPEEVLQKLNDVFGEAMQTEGFKNYMKSAQMVDGAMDHKQFTEYVNKQNNLTKEWLEKLK is encoded by the coding sequence ATGATTAGCAAAAAGTCGGCATCGATTCTTGTAGCTTCCGTATTTGGCTTGCAGGTGCTTACAGGCTGTGGAACGTCAGCTACAGAGAGTCAAGGCCAGGGGGCCAGCCCCGCAGCAGCGGAGAAGCCAGCAGTAGACTTCCCAACGAAATCCGTTACGATTGTGGTTCATACGAAGGCAGGCGGCCCCACAGATACGATGGCCCGTGAGTTGGCCAAAGCTGCTGAACCGCTTTTGGGTAAAACCGTAATGATTGAAAACCAACCCGGTGGAAGCGGAGCCTCTCAGATGGCTGAATTAGCCAAAGCAAAGCCGGATGGGTATACCCTTGGGACCCTGACTCCCTCCCAAATCGGGATGTGGAACAGTAATCTGAAGGAACAGTTTAAAGTGGACAGCTATTCTTATGTATCAGGGGTACAAATTGACCCTTATGTGATTGCGGTTCATTCGGAAAGCCCTTATAAAACATTGCAGGATCTTGTTGATGCCATGAAGGCAAAGCCCAAAACGATTAATGTCGGCGGATATGGCGCGATAGGATCAGGCCATAATGTTGCCTGGAACATCTTCGCCGAAAAAGCGGGTGTGCAAGCCAATTGGGTACCTTATGAAAGTACCGGAGAAGCGGTTACTGTTCTTCTAGGTAAAAACATTGATGTCGCCAACTCCAATCCGGCTCAAGTTTCCCAATATGTCAAAAGTGGACAATTAAGAGTACTGGCTGTCATGGCAGAGGAGCGTTTGCCTGAATTCCCTGACGTACCGACCTATAAAGAAGCCGGATATGAAGTGGATACCTCTTGGGCTCAGTTCAGAGGGATATATGCACCAGCCGGTATACCGGAGGAAGTCCTGCAGAAGCTTAACGACGTCTTTGGGGAAGCAATGCAAACGGAAGGGTTTAAAAACTATATGAAATCCGCACAAATGGTGGATGGCGCGATGGACCATAAGCAATTTACCGAGTATGTAAATAAACAAAATAACTTGACGAAGGAATGGCTTGAAAAGTTGAAATAA
- a CDS encoding ferritin-like domain-containing protein — MFLNDYHYRSESDIRFIQDIHQAINGEYSAMACYEQLAKLAPSEEEQQRILEIRKDEMKHFYVFSQIYTSLTGKQPNPQITESCPTEYSSGLQAALKDEQETVDFYLEISDKTTNPYIHNQFRRAAADEQNHAVWFLYFYTKRCCHQK; from the coding sequence ATGTTCTTAAACGATTACCATTACCGGAGCGAGAGCGACATTCGTTTCATTCAAGACATTCATCAAGCGATTAACGGTGAGTACAGCGCCATGGCCTGCTACGAGCAGCTAGCCAAATTGGCTCCAAGTGAGGAAGAACAACAGCGGATCCTCGAAATCCGCAAGGATGAAATGAAGCACTTCTATGTATTTTCCCAAATCTATACTTCTCTCACCGGAAAACAACCAAATCCGCAAATAACAGAATCCTGCCCGACCGAGTATAGTTCGGGTTTGCAAGCCGCTTTAAAGGATGAGCAGGAAACCGTAGATTTTTATTTGGAAATTTCCGACAAAACAACAAATCCTTATATCCATAACCAATTTCGCCGCGCGGCTGCGGATGAACAGAATCACGCCGTATGGTTTTTGTATTTTTATACCAAGCGGTGCTGCCACCA